In Calypte anna isolate BGI_N300 chromosome 28, bCalAnn1_v1.p, whole genome shotgun sequence, a single window of DNA contains:
- the LOC103533423 gene encoding scaffold attachment factor B1-like isoform X1: MAESQSAAGLGDFTSLGGAVALGLEPETRRLSELRVIDLRAELKRRNLDSGGNKSVLMERLRKAIEDEGGDPDEIPVASELTSKRMPKRTSKGRKPEDEGVEDNGLEENSRDGQEDIETSLDTLQDIDMMDISVLDEAEIDNGSAVDCGEDYSPDNNILDSLSDNKDNMEAEMKELPDQLTENEEDYDEIENNLDATSSDLIEMKNMEKLHLEPENEKILDILGETCKSELLNEDTSEAERPHAQEASNLVPGKRRAEEEDALAAAQVEEEALDLDSKSAQAMARKEAKRLVVAKGERSEQTIEEETPDSDSLGVETLSDQSSKRSQGLEASSGETAAKGAGPEGQASKEDGKRAEDKANSEESSATKESSSSEGAEQKKSPVEEDRDTKIISKDEKGRSGSSSGRNFWVSGLASTTRATDLKNLFSKYGKVVGAKVVTNARSPGARCYGFVTMSTAEEATKCITHLHKTELHGKIISVEKAKNEPAGKKSSEKKENEAKKETACERPGSVKRDEKSDQKDEPKKTDDKDEKEKKDKDELKSGSSDQPKTAKSGNKGSERTVVMDKSKGEPVISVKTSTASKDRSIKSQDRKSESRERQSIVPFDKIKAQRKMREAEQRRTRERRERQQHLQTIREREERERLEIARERLEIERQRLERERMERERLERERMHIEHERRREQDRIQREREELRRQHEQLRYEQERRSAMRRPYDIDGRRDDPYWPEAKRMAMNDRYHSDFSRQDRFHDFDHRDRGRYQDHSIDRRDGSRTMMGDRDGQHYPDERHGGPDRHSRDSRENWGSYGSDRRMSESRGMPPQSRDGRDWGDHGRKFEGHQDRSWQSSVDGGMMGRDHERWQGGGRGRPGHVMHRGGMSGRGGFMQGGNQSQMMHGGGMQGEGFAGQERANRPNDPRFSRRY; the protein is encoded by the exons ATGGCGGAGAGTCAATCGGCGGCCGGGCTGGGGGACTTCACATCCCTTGGTGGGGCCGTGGCTCTCGGCTTAGAACCCGAAACGCGCCGGCTGAGCGAGCTGCGAGTCATCGACCTGCGGGCCGAGCTCAAACGCCGCAACCTCGACAGCGGCGGCAACAAGAGCGTCTTGATGGAGCGGCTGAGGAAG GCCATTGAAGATGAAGGAGGAGATCCTGATGAAATTCCTGTGGCCTCAGAACTGACCAGCAAGAGAATGCCAAAAAGAACAAGCAAAG gaagaaaaccagaagatgaAGGTGTTGAAGACAATGGTCTAGAAGAAAACTCCAGAGATGGGCAG gaGGATATTGAAACAAGTCTGGATACCCTGCAGGATATTGACATGATGGATATCAGTGTGTTAGATGAGGCTGAAATAGATAATGGCAGTGCTGTAGACTGTGGAGAAGATTATAGTCCTGATAATAACATTCTTGATTCTCTGTCTGATAACAAAGACAACAtggaagcagaaatgaaagaactTCCAGACCAGCTAACAGAAAATGAG gAAGATTATGATGAAATTGAAAACAATTTAGATGCCACTTCTTCTGATTTAATTGAAATGAAG AACATGGAGAAGCTACACTTGGAGCCAG aaaatgagaaaatactcGACATTTTGGGGGAAACTTGTAAATCTGAACTACTTAACGAAGACACTTCCGAAGCGGAGAGACCACATGCACAGGAAGCAAGTAACCTGGTGCCAGGCAAGAGGCGAGCAGAGGAAGAGGACgctcttgctgctgctcaggtgGAGGAAGAGGCTTTAGATTTGGACAGCAAATCAGCACAAGCTATGGCAAGGAAGGAAGCGAAGCGTTTAGTTGTAGCAAAAGGGGAGAGAAGTGAACAGACAATAGAGGAAGAGACCCCGGACTCTGACTCTTTAGGAGTAGAGACCCTCAGTGATCAGAGTAGCAAACGCTCCCAAGGCCTGGAAGCCTCTAGTGGGGAAACAGCGGCCAAAGGCGCAGGTCCCGAAGGCCAAGCTAGCAAAGAAGATGGCAAGAGAGCAGAAGACAAAGCTAATTCTGAGGAATCCTCTGCTACTAAAGAGTCCTCAAGCAGTGAGGGCGCTGAGCAGAaaaagag CCCTGTTGAGGAGGACAGAGATACAAAGATAATCTCAAAGGATGAGAAAG GTCGCAGTGGTAGCAGTTCTGGTAGAAACTTCTGGGTGAGTGGCCTGGCTTCCACCACTAGAGCTACAGATCTGAAGAATCTGTTCAGCAAATATGGGAAG GTGGTGGGTGCAAAAGTGGTCACCAATGCTCGGAGTCCTGGTGCTCGGTGTTATGGTTTTGTCACAATGTCTACAGCTGAGGAGGCAACCAAATGTATCACTCACCTCCACAAAACAGAGCTCCACGGGAAGataatttctgtagaaaaa gcAAAAAATGAACCTGCTGGGAAGAagtcaagtgaaaaaaaagagaatgaagcaaagaaagaaacagcctGTGAGAG ACCTGGCAGTGTTAAAAGAGATGAGAAATCTGACCAAAAAGATGAGCCTAAAAAGACAGATGacaaagatgaaaaggaaaaaaaagataaagatgaACTGAAGTCTGGTTCGTCAGATCAACCTAAGACTGCTAAGTCAG GAAATAAAGGATCAGAGAGAACAGTGGTAATGGATAAATCCAAAGGAGAACCTGTTATTAGTGTGAAAACATCAACTGCATCAAAAGACAGA AGCATTAAGAGCCAGGATCGGAAgtcagagagcagagagagacaAAGCATTGTGCCCTTTGACAAGatcaaagcacagagaaaaatgagggAGGCAGAGCAGCGGCG CACACGTGAGCGTCGGGAGAGACAGCAGCACCTACAGACCATTCGTGAAcgagaggagagagagaggctggAGATTGCTCGTGAGAGACTGGAAATTGAAAGGCAGCGTCTGGAACGAGAACGGATGGAAAGGGAGAGGCTGGAAAGGGAGAGGATGCACATAGAGCATGAGAGGAGGAGAGAACAAGACCGCATCCAGCGGGAACGGGAAGAGCTGCGACGGCAGCACGAGCAGCTGCGCTACGAGCAGGAGCGTCGCTCTGCCATGAGGAGACCCTACGACATAGATGGGAG GAGAGATGATCCCTATTGGCCAGAGGCAAAACGAATGGCAATGAATGACAGGTACCACTCAGACTTCAGTCGCCAGGATCGCTTCCACGACTTCGATCACAGGGATCGTGGCAGATACCAAGACCACTCAATAGACAG GAGAGATGGATCAAGGACAATGATGGGAGATCGGGATGGACAA CATTATCCAGATGAACGCCACGGGGGACCCGACCGGCACTCCCGGGACTCTCGGGAAAACTGGGGGAGTTATGGATCTGACAGAAGAATGAGTGAAAGCAGAGGGATGCCCCCCCAGTCACG GGATGGACGTGACTGGGGAGATCACGGTCGGAAGTTTGAAGGACATCAAGATCGTTCCTGGCAGAGCAGTGTGGATGGAGGAATGATGGGCAGGGATCATGAGAGATGGCAAG GTGGAGGTAGAGGTAGACCTGGCCATGTGATGCATCGTGGAGGCATGTCAGG GCGTGGAGGTTTCATGCAAGGTGGCAACCAAAGTCAGATGATGCATGGAGGGGGAATGCAAGGAGAAGGATTTGCTGGGCAGGAGAGAGCAAACAGACCCAATGATCCTCGTTTCAGCCGTCGCTActga
- the LOC103533423 gene encoding scaffold attachment factor B1-like isoform X2 — MPKRTSKGRKPEDEGVEDNGLEENSRDGQEDIETSLDTLQDIDMMDISVLDEAEIDNGSAVDCGEDYSPDNNILDSLSDNKDNMEAEMKELPDQLTENEEDYDEIENNLDATSSDLIEMKNMEKLHLEPENEKILDILGETCKSELLNEDTSEAERPHAQEASNLVPGKRRAEEEDALAAAQVEEEALDLDSKSAQAMARKEAKRLVVAKGERSEQTIEEETPDSDSLGVETLSDQSSKRSQGLEASSGETAAKGAGPEGQASKEDGKRAEDKANSEESSATKESSSSEGAEQKKSPVEEDRDTKIISKDEKGRSGSSSGRNFWVSGLASTTRATDLKNLFSKYGKVVGAKVVTNARSPGARCYGFVTMSTAEEATKCITHLHKTELHGKIISVEKAKNEPAGKKSSEKKENEAKKETACERPGSVKRDEKSDQKDEPKKTDDKDEKEKKDKDELKSGSSDQPKTAKSGNKGSERTVVMDKSKGEPVISVKTSTASKDRSIKSQDRKSESRERQSIVPFDKIKAQRKMREAEQRRTRERRERQQHLQTIREREERERLEIARERLEIERQRLERERMERERLERERMHIEHERRREQDRIQREREELRRQHEQLRYEQERRSAMRRPYDIDGRRDDPYWPEAKRMAMNDRYHSDFSRQDRFHDFDHRDRGRYQDHSIDRRDGSRTMMGDRDGQHYPDERHGGPDRHSRDSRENWGSYGSDRRMSESRGMPPQSRDGRDWGDHGRKFEGHQDRSWQSSVDGGMMGRDHERWQGGGRGRPGHVMHRGGMSGRGGFMQGGNQSQMMHGGGMQGEGFAGQERANRPNDPRFSRRY, encoded by the exons ATGCCAAAAAGAACAAGCAAAG gaagaaaaccagaagatgaAGGTGTTGAAGACAATGGTCTAGAAGAAAACTCCAGAGATGGGCAG gaGGATATTGAAACAAGTCTGGATACCCTGCAGGATATTGACATGATGGATATCAGTGTGTTAGATGAGGCTGAAATAGATAATGGCAGTGCTGTAGACTGTGGAGAAGATTATAGTCCTGATAATAACATTCTTGATTCTCTGTCTGATAACAAAGACAACAtggaagcagaaatgaaagaactTCCAGACCAGCTAACAGAAAATGAG gAAGATTATGATGAAATTGAAAACAATTTAGATGCCACTTCTTCTGATTTAATTGAAATGAAG AACATGGAGAAGCTACACTTGGAGCCAG aaaatgagaaaatactcGACATTTTGGGGGAAACTTGTAAATCTGAACTACTTAACGAAGACACTTCCGAAGCGGAGAGACCACATGCACAGGAAGCAAGTAACCTGGTGCCAGGCAAGAGGCGAGCAGAGGAAGAGGACgctcttgctgctgctcaggtgGAGGAAGAGGCTTTAGATTTGGACAGCAAATCAGCACAAGCTATGGCAAGGAAGGAAGCGAAGCGTTTAGTTGTAGCAAAAGGGGAGAGAAGTGAACAGACAATAGAGGAAGAGACCCCGGACTCTGACTCTTTAGGAGTAGAGACCCTCAGTGATCAGAGTAGCAAACGCTCCCAAGGCCTGGAAGCCTCTAGTGGGGAAACAGCGGCCAAAGGCGCAGGTCCCGAAGGCCAAGCTAGCAAAGAAGATGGCAAGAGAGCAGAAGACAAAGCTAATTCTGAGGAATCCTCTGCTACTAAAGAGTCCTCAAGCAGTGAGGGCGCTGAGCAGAaaaagag CCCTGTTGAGGAGGACAGAGATACAAAGATAATCTCAAAGGATGAGAAAG GTCGCAGTGGTAGCAGTTCTGGTAGAAACTTCTGGGTGAGTGGCCTGGCTTCCACCACTAGAGCTACAGATCTGAAGAATCTGTTCAGCAAATATGGGAAG GTGGTGGGTGCAAAAGTGGTCACCAATGCTCGGAGTCCTGGTGCTCGGTGTTATGGTTTTGTCACAATGTCTACAGCTGAGGAGGCAACCAAATGTATCACTCACCTCCACAAAACAGAGCTCCACGGGAAGataatttctgtagaaaaa gcAAAAAATGAACCTGCTGGGAAGAagtcaagtgaaaaaaaagagaatgaagcaaagaaagaaacagcctGTGAGAG ACCTGGCAGTGTTAAAAGAGATGAGAAATCTGACCAAAAAGATGAGCCTAAAAAGACAGATGacaaagatgaaaaggaaaaaaaagataaagatgaACTGAAGTCTGGTTCGTCAGATCAACCTAAGACTGCTAAGTCAG GAAATAAAGGATCAGAGAGAACAGTGGTAATGGATAAATCCAAAGGAGAACCTGTTATTAGTGTGAAAACATCAACTGCATCAAAAGACAGA AGCATTAAGAGCCAGGATCGGAAgtcagagagcagagagagacaAAGCATTGTGCCCTTTGACAAGatcaaagcacagagaaaaatgagggAGGCAGAGCAGCGGCG CACACGTGAGCGTCGGGAGAGACAGCAGCACCTACAGACCATTCGTGAAcgagaggagagagagaggctggAGATTGCTCGTGAGAGACTGGAAATTGAAAGGCAGCGTCTGGAACGAGAACGGATGGAAAGGGAGAGGCTGGAAAGGGAGAGGATGCACATAGAGCATGAGAGGAGGAGAGAACAAGACCGCATCCAGCGGGAACGGGAAGAGCTGCGACGGCAGCACGAGCAGCTGCGCTACGAGCAGGAGCGTCGCTCTGCCATGAGGAGACCCTACGACATAGATGGGAG GAGAGATGATCCCTATTGGCCAGAGGCAAAACGAATGGCAATGAATGACAGGTACCACTCAGACTTCAGTCGCCAGGATCGCTTCCACGACTTCGATCACAGGGATCGTGGCAGATACCAAGACCACTCAATAGACAG GAGAGATGGATCAAGGACAATGATGGGAGATCGGGATGGACAA CATTATCCAGATGAACGCCACGGGGGACCCGACCGGCACTCCCGGGACTCTCGGGAAAACTGGGGGAGTTATGGATCTGACAGAAGAATGAGTGAAAGCAGAGGGATGCCCCCCCAGTCACG GGATGGACGTGACTGGGGAGATCACGGTCGGAAGTTTGAAGGACATCAAGATCGTTCCTGGCAGAGCAGTGTGGATGGAGGAATGATGGGCAGGGATCATGAGAGATGGCAAG GTGGAGGTAGAGGTAGACCTGGCCATGTGATGCATCGTGGAGGCATGTCAGG GCGTGGAGGTTTCATGCAAGGTGGCAACCAAAGTCAGATGATGCATGGAGGGGGAATGCAAGGAGAAGGATTTGCTGGGCAGGAGAGAGCAAACAGACCCAATGATCCTCGTTTCAGCCGTCGCTActga
- the MICOS13 gene encoding MICOS complex subunit MIC13 has protein sequence MAARLFPLLKFVIKGGLAGGAVYVAYDQGLLGSGTQAAEALSKAQAALPPVIQEWTDYLGWELPPTPKFDFSPSDSWNKGVQTVMSALSVAPTRACEYTVEGWKYVKDLVK, from the exons ATGGCCGCCCGGCTCTTCCCGCTCCTCAA aTTTGTCATCAAAGGAGGCCTGGCTGGAGGGGCTGTGTATGTGGCATATGATCAGGGCCTTCTGGGCAGTGGCACACAAGCAGCTGAAGCCCTCAGCAAAGctcaggcagctctgcccccaGTTATCCAGGAGTGGACAGATTacctgggctgggag CTCCCACCCACTCCAAAATTTGACTTTTCCCCTTCTGATTCCTGGAATAAAG GAGTGCAGACAGTCATGTCTGCCTTGTCTGTAGCTCCTACCAGGGCCTGTGAATACACTGTGGAAGGCTGGAAGTATGTGAAGGATCTTGTCAAATGA